A single window of Dethiosulfovibrio salsuginis DNA harbors:
- a CDS encoding DEAD/DEAH box helicase: MGNVINSTEQMIEKINEVLRTKKDAVINIVNDKLTLSVFALLERNFANVKEINFVIRDTKFIPERSEIPQQFEMTPNDILYSSYDIAEKNKLRHFSRAKSMHDFIKNNVNVKKVNPGIKISGNILIIDDDFMIQGSSSLEILGDKGRGIKNINFDTMLNGTMDKEQILAALELYRRIWYDEKVSSDYREKLLESLEFVYEKHSPEFIYYFTLNELFGHQIDSGLERFERDSDRFKKTEIWNALYDFQKDCVVSAIQKLTKYGGCIIADSVGLGKTFEALAVIKYFEIKMDNVLVLTPAKLYDNWNSFKGTYKDSFLTETFNYKIMFHTDLSRYKGMSRSGQDLERFNWGIYDLVVIDESHNFRNRKDRYDEEDRLIMTRYARLLQEVIKKGNNNTKVLMLSATPVNNSLVDLKNQISIITGDKDSAFDEHGIASIDNLLRKSSTVINKWEEMPCHDKNDLLDSLPSEFYRLLEMMTISRSRKHITGYYGDDSVGKFPEKNRPETYYPEIDTQGELLRFEDANELLEVLNLSVYTPTRYIKSQYQFFYMDKYSLKGKRGGNMDFQRQSKGMVVLHRFNLFKRLESSVFSFKETLRRLIEKIDVTIEVLEGGGQVEEAMEVLDEEYSEDPYLEGKYEIKVQHLNVADFLHDLHSDRMIIDSVYRDAELVLHHDRDNKMKVLRDIVVDKIKFTPYNRGNRKIMVFTAFSDTANYIYSNLAQELLDMGIHTACVTGKDVKTNNKRIHREFNSILCAFSPQSKMKKEIPQEYQIDLLIGTDCISEGQNLQDCDTVINFDIQWNPVSLIQRFGRIDRIGSVNERIQMINFFPNMELNDYLGLEQRVKGKMTTLNIASTGDEDFLSPDMNDFNFRKRQLERLKNEVIDIEDAKENISLTDLNMNDYLYELSQYVSKVPETKKVPRGIFSVTGGEEKGVLFCFNHRNQDVKPNSDSSLYPYYLIYIDNDGKVLYGNSRARETVKLFRKLCYGRKEPVGELFDSFFARTKGTSDMALYSDLLNKAVSSIKGAEEEKATTSIFDFTGFNNSFADETADDFELVSFLVVE; this comes from the coding sequence ATGGGAAACGTGATCAATTCGACGGAGCAGATGATAGAGAAAATCAACGAAGTCCTGAGGACCAAAAAAGACGCCGTCATAAACATAGTGAACGACAAGCTGACCCTTTCGGTATTTGCCCTGCTCGAGCGTAACTTCGCCAACGTCAAGGAGATAAACTTCGTCATTCGGGACACCAAGTTTATACCCGAGCGGTCGGAGATCCCTCAGCAGTTCGAGATGACCCCAAACGATATCCTGTACAGTTCCTACGACATAGCGGAAAAAAATAAACTCCGCCATTTTTCCAGAGCTAAGTCGATGCACGATTTTATCAAAAACAACGTCAACGTAAAAAAAGTCAATCCGGGAATAAAGATCAGCGGCAATATCCTTATCATCGACGACGACTTTATGATACAAGGTTCCTCTTCTTTGGAGATATTGGGCGACAAAGGAAGAGGGATCAAAAACATCAACTTCGATACCATGCTCAACGGCACCATGGACAAAGAGCAGATACTGGCCGCTTTAGAGCTATACCGTCGCATATGGTACGACGAAAAAGTATCGTCGGACTACAGGGAAAAGCTGCTCGAAAGCCTGGAGTTCGTCTACGAAAAACATTCACCGGAATTTATCTATTATTTTACCTTGAACGAGCTGTTTGGACACCAGATAGACAGCGGTCTGGAGAGGTTTGAGCGAGATAGCGACAGGTTCAAAAAGACGGAGATCTGGAACGCCCTTTACGATTTTCAGAAAGACTGCGTTGTGTCGGCGATCCAGAAACTGACCAAATACGGAGGATGTATAATCGCCGATTCGGTAGGACTGGGCAAGACCTTCGAGGCCCTGGCGGTCATAAAGTATTTTGAGATCAAGATGGACAACGTCCTCGTCCTGACCCCGGCGAAACTCTACGACAACTGGAACTCCTTCAAGGGAACCTACAAAGACAGCTTTTTGACCGAGACCTTCAACTATAAGATCATGTTTCACACCGACCTGTCCAGATATAAGGGAATGTCCAGATCGGGCCAGGACCTGGAGCGGTTCAACTGGGGGATATACGACCTGGTGGTGATAGACGAATCCCACAACTTCAGAAATCGTAAAGACCGATACGACGAGGAAGATCGCCTCATAATGACCCGCTACGCCAGGCTCCTACAGGAAGTCATAAAAAAGGGAAACAACAACACCAAAGTTCTCATGCTCTCCGCCACTCCGGTCAACAACAGCCTTGTGGACCTTAAAAACCAGATCAGCATCATCACCGGGGATAAAGACTCCGCCTTTGATGAACACGGCATAGCCAGCATAGACAACCTTCTCAGAAAGTCCTCGACGGTCATAAACAAGTGGGAGGAAATGCCCTGTCACGATAAAAACGACCTGTTGGACAGCCTGCCGTCGGAGTTCTACAGACTGCTCGAGATGATGACCATATCGAGAAGCAGAAAACACATCACCGGCTATTACGGCGACGACAGCGTAGGCAAGTTTCCCGAGAAAAACAGGCCCGAAACCTACTATCCCGAGATAGACACCCAGGGGGAGCTGCTGAGGTTCGAGGACGCCAACGAGCTTCTGGAGGTCCTGAACCTATCGGTCTACACCCCAACCAGATACATCAAAAGCCAGTATCAGTTTTTCTATATGGATAAATACAGCCTGAAAGGCAAACGAGGCGGCAACATGGACTTTCAGAGACAGTCCAAAGGCATGGTCGTCCTGCATCGCTTCAACCTGTTCAAACGACTGGAAAGCTCGGTGTTCTCTTTCAAAGAGACCTTGCGACGGCTGATCGAGAAGATCGACGTAACCATCGAAGTCCTCGAGGGAGGAGGTCAGGTCGAGGAGGCCATGGAGGTCTTAGACGAAGAATACTCGGAAGACCCTTACCTGGAGGGCAAATACGAGATAAAGGTTCAACACCTAAACGTCGCCGACTTCCTCCATGATCTGCACAGCGACAGAATGATCATAGACAGCGTCTACAGGGACGCCGAGCTTGTTCTCCACCACGACAGAGACAACAAAATGAAGGTCCTCCGGGATATCGTGGTGGACAAGATAAAATTCACCCCCTACAACCGGGGAAACCGCAAGATAATGGTCTTTACCGCCTTCTCCGACACGGCGAACTACATCTACTCCAACCTGGCCCAGGAGCTTCTAGATATGGGCATACATACCGCCTGTGTCACAGGAAAGGACGTCAAGACCAACAACAAAAGGATACACAGGGAGTTTAACTCCATCCTCTGTGCCTTTTCGCCTCAGTCAAAGATGAAAAAAGAGATTCCTCAGGAATATCAGATTGACCTGCTCATAGGGACCGACTGTATCTCCGAGGGCCAGAACCTTCAGGACTGCGATACTGTCATAAACTTCGATATCCAGTGGAACCCGGTGTCACTGATCCAGAGGTTTGGCCGGATAGACCGTATCGGCAGCGTAAACGAGAGGATCCAGATGATAAACTTTTTCCCCAACATGGAGCTCAACGACTATCTGGGCCTGGAGCAACGTGTGAAGGGCAAAATGACCACCCTCAATATAGCCTCCACCGGAGACGAGGACTTCCTGAGCCCCGACATGAACGACTTCAACTTCAGAAAAAGGCAGCTCGAAAGGCTCAAAAACGAGGTTATAGACATAGAGGACGCCAAGGAGAACATCTCCCTGACCGACCTGAACATGAACGACTATCTCTACGAGCTTTCCCAGTACGTCAGCAAAGTGCCGGAGACCAAAAAAGTTCCAAGAGGAATCTTCTCCGTCACAGGAGGGGAGGAAAAGGGGGTCCTGTTCTGCTTCAACCACCGCAATCAGGATGTAAAGCCCAACTCGGACAGCTCTCTCTATCCCTACTACCTCATATACATAGACAACGACGGAAAAGTCCTCTACGGAAACAGCAGGGCCAGAGAGACAGTAAAGCTCTTCAGAAAGCTATGCTACGGCAGAAAGGAGCCTGTCGGGGAGCTTTTCGATTCCTTCTTCGCCAGGACGAAAGGAACCTCCGACATGGCCCTCTACTCCGACCTCCTGAACAAGGCGGTATCCTCCATCAAAGGGGCGGAAGAGGAAAAGGCCACCACCTCTATATTCGACTTCACCGGCTTCAACAACTCTTTCGCCGACGAAACCGCCGACGACTTCGAGCTGGTGTCCTTTCTGGTGGTAGAGTGA
- a CDS encoding DUF4276 family protein, giving the protein MLGKLIVFVEEYSMEIALELLLPKMLGEIDYQIIRFQCKDDLLKQLPIRLKGYSSWIPDDWSILVLVDRDDDDCIKLKKQLEKFALDSGFVTKTTASKGQRFKITNRIVIEELESWFFADWDAVKLAYPRVSPTIPQKDPYRDPDGIKGGTWEALERVLKRAGYFSTGLRKAECAREIAQHMDVSRSKSSSFNVFRDAVRHIVAGGIA; this is encoded by the coding sequence ATGTTAGGTAAGTTGATAGTTTTTGTTGAGGAATATTCGATGGAGATAGCCCTTGAGCTTCTATTACCTAAAATGCTTGGAGAGATTGATTACCAGATTATTCGTTTCCAATGCAAAGATGATCTGCTAAAGCAGTTACCTATACGGTTAAAGGGCTACAGCTCATGGATTCCAGACGACTGGTCTATTCTTGTTCTGGTTGATAGGGATGATGACGATTGCATAAAACTAAAAAAACAGCTGGAAAAGTTTGCCCTTGACTCCGGTTTTGTAACCAAGACAACCGCATCTAAGGGGCAACGATTTAAGATTACAAATCGAATTGTGATAGAGGAGCTTGAATCATGGTTTTTTGCAGACTGGGACGCTGTTAAACTCGCGTATCCAAGGGTGTCCCCGACTATTCCTCAAAAAGATCCCTACCGGGACCCTGATGGTATAAAGGGAGGTACTTGGGAGGCATTGGAGCGCGTTTTGAAGAGAGCGGGCTATTTTTCCACAGGATTACGCAAGGCAGAATGTGCTCGGGAAATTGCACAGCATATGGATGTCTCCAGAAGTAAATCTAGCAGTTTTAACGTTTTTCGTGACGCTGTGAGGCATATAGTAGCTGGTGGAATTGCGTGA
- a CDS encoding AAA family ATPase, producing the protein MSSTIKKEVPRIESLKVRNYRALKDITLNNLTPMTVLLGPNGSGKSTIFDVFNFLSECFQFGLRHAWDRRGRGKELKSRGADGPIVFELKYREAPKTPIITYHLAIDEGVKGPLVVEEWLQWRRGSKGQPFRFLEFKNGIGRAVSGEMPDSDDVRKESNLRSPDLIAVNALGQLSDHPRIAALREFITDWYVSYLSIDQTRNQPEAGPQGRLNKSGDNLPNVVQYLKEQYPQRLERIFDVLRKRIPHLERVDAEPMADGRLLLQIKDGPFEQPVLSKFASDGTMKMLAYLTVLYDPEPPLFVGIEEPENFLHPRLLPELAEECRAASENSQLLITTHSPFLLNSMGAEEVWVLYRDKTGFTKAVRASDIKGIPEMVRAGSSLGYLWMEGHFGFGDPLVNSGAPRQEVKGNK; encoded by the coding sequence TTGAGTAGTACGATAAAAAAAGAGGTTCCTCGAATAGAGTCGCTTAAGGTCCGTAACTACCGAGCTCTGAAGGATATAACCCTGAACAACCTGACTCCCATGACCGTTCTGCTTGGGCCTAACGGTAGCGGCAAATCTACGATATTCGACGTGTTTAACTTTCTTTCCGAGTGTTTTCAGTTTGGTCTCCGTCATGCCTGGGATCGCCGTGGGAGAGGGAAAGAGCTGAAAAGTCGGGGAGCCGATGGACCGATCGTGTTTGAACTAAAATATCGTGAAGCACCTAAAACACCGATCATAACCTACCATCTGGCTATCGATGAGGGAGTTAAGGGGCCTTTGGTGGTTGAAGAGTGGCTTCAATGGAGAAGGGGATCTAAGGGGCAGCCATTCAGGTTCTTGGAGTTTAAAAACGGTATAGGACGTGCTGTCAGTGGAGAGATGCCCGATTCCGATGATGTGAGAAAGGAAAGTAACCTCCGGTCTCCAGATCTGATAGCGGTAAACGCTTTAGGCCAGCTGTCCGACCATCCTCGGATCGCTGCCCTGCGGGAGTTTATCACCGACTGGTACGTTTCCTATCTGTCCATCGATCAAACCAGAAATCAACCGGAAGCAGGGCCTCAGGGGCGTCTAAATAAAAGCGGCGACAATCTTCCGAACGTCGTCCAATATCTGAAGGAGCAGTATCCTCAGAGGCTGGAGAGAATCTTCGATGTGCTTCGTAAGCGAATACCTCACCTGGAGCGAGTAGATGCCGAGCCGATGGCCGATGGACGACTTCTCCTTCAGATCAAGGATGGCCCTTTTGAACAGCCCGTTTTATCGAAGTTTGCCTCCGATGGAACCATGAAAATGCTGGCTTACCTGACGGTCTTATACGACCCCGAACCACCTCTTTTTGTCGGCATAGAGGAGCCGGAGAATTTTCTTCATCCACGGTTGTTGCCGGAATTAGCGGAAGAATGTCGAGCTGCGTCGGAAAATTCCCAGCTTCTGATAACCACCCATTCTCCTTTTTTGCTTAATTCGATGGGAGCGGAGGAGGTTTGGGTGCTCTACAGGGATAAAACAGGGTTTACCAAGGCCGTTAGGGCGTCGGATATCAAGGGGATACCCGAAATGGTTCGGGCTGGCTCCTCTCTCGGATATCTCTGGATGGAGGGCCATTTCGGTTTTGGAGATCCCCTGGTGAACTCCGGTGCTCCAAGACAGGAAGTTAAAGGTAATAAGTGA
- a CDS encoding type II toxin-antitoxin system HicB family antitoxin — translation MHDRYNFPAVFHYNPDGRIGIYFPDLPGCVSQATSDEEGIKKATEALELHLFGMEEEGEPIPNPSRLSDIDLEAGERTVMISAIMPLVRDAMESKAVKKTLTLPYWLNRAAEAKGINFSALLQNAIRESLGIQDDRR, via the coding sequence ATGCATGACAGATACAACTTCCCGGCGGTGTTCCACTATAACCCCGACGGTCGTATCGGAATATACTTCCCCGATCTTCCCGGATGCGTCAGTCAGGCGACCTCCGACGAAGAGGGAATAAAAAAGGCCACCGAAGCCCTTGAGCTCCATCTCTTTGGGATGGAGGAGGAAGGAGAACCTATCCCCAATCCATCCCGCCTATCCGATATCGATCTTGAAGCAGGTGAAAGAACGGTCATGATCTCGGCTATAATGCCTCTGGTCAGAGATGCTATGGAGAGCAAGGCGGTAAAAAAGACCTTAACCCTGCCCTATTGGCTAAACCGTGCCGCTGAGGCTAAGGGAATCAATTTCTCCGCTCTTCTCCAGAATGCTATAAGGGAAAGCCTGGGCATCCAGGACGATAGAAGATAA
- a CDS encoding aldo/keto reductase: MMLGKTGLEVTRTSFGALPIQRIPLKDAAYLLRKAYDCGINYFDTARAYSDSEEKIGAGLGDVRERIVISTKSHSSTPQELREHVETSLSKMKTNYVDILQFHNPKKVFLPGGDDGMYDELLRLKDEGKVRFIGYTNHSLARAKEAAKSGFYDTVQFPLNHLSSQGDMDLARLCEDLGVGFIAMKGMSGGLITDARLPFAFLRQFKGVVPIWGIQKEEELNQFVELEKAPPRLEELSSLIDRDRKELAGDFCRSCGYCLPCPVGIDIPQAARMSLLLGRAPWEPFTTQEWRDKMEQVDKCLRCNHCSNRCPYGLDTPELIRKNLIFYRNFLKEKGL, from the coding sequence ATGATGTTGGGGAAAACAGGGCTGGAGGTAACCAGGACCAGTTTTGGGGCTTTGCCGATTCAGAGGATTCCGCTTAAGGACGCTGCCTATCTGCTCAGGAAGGCATACGACTGTGGGATAAACTATTTCGACACAGCTCGGGCCTACAGCGACAGCGAGGAGAAGATCGGGGCGGGCCTTGGGGACGTTCGGGAGAGGATCGTCATATCAACCAAGAGCCACAGCTCGACACCTCAGGAGCTGAGGGAACACGTGGAGACCAGCCTTAGCAAGATGAAGACCAATTACGTTGATATCCTTCAGTTTCACAACCCTAAGAAGGTTTTCCTTCCTGGGGGCGACGACGGCATGTACGACGAGCTTTTAAGGCTTAAGGATGAGGGGAAGGTCCGCTTTATAGGCTACACCAACCACAGCCTCGCTAGGGCTAAGGAGGCGGCAAAATCGGGGTTTTACGATACAGTGCAGTTTCCCCTGAACCATCTGTCCTCTCAGGGGGATATGGATCTGGCACGGCTCTGCGAGGATCTTGGGGTTGGGTTTATAGCCATGAAGGGGATGTCCGGCGGCCTTATCACCGATGCCAGGCTGCCTTTCGCCTTTTTGAGGCAGTTTAAGGGTGTGGTCCCTATCTGGGGAATCCAGAAGGAGGAGGAGCTGAACCAGTTTGTAGAGCTGGAAAAAGCCCCCCCAAGGCTGGAGGAGCTTTCTTCGCTGATAGATAGGGACAGAAAAGAGCTGGCAGGGGATTTTTGCCGTTCCTGCGGCTATTGTCTGCCCTGCCCGGTTGGTATAGACATCCCCCAGGCGGCCAGGATGTCGCTGTTGCTGGGGAGGGCTCCATGGGAGCCTTTTACGACCCAGGAGTGGCGGGATAAGATGGAACAGGTCGACAAATGCCTCAGGTGCAACCATTGCAGTAATCGCTGTCCCTACGGGTTGGACACGCCGGAGCTGATCAGGAAAAACCTGATCTTTTACAGAAATTTCCTCAAAGAGAAGGGTCTTTAA
- a CDS encoding putative bifunctional diguanylate cyclase/phosphodiesterase: MFLAATIVSLTLCLLLPDYAWATTVGSDPYWAVPAVVVAVLLLSLWAQMEKELKSQREAYIKVQEETIRQKACLDRLFQTNPDGLVMLDKDGIIMDVNPAFERIFLYRKDEIVGLCLDDLIMGKDRAYLGREINRKVLDREQVAIEANRVRGDGQNVRVCIFGCSVVVDGETVGLYGLYRDVTEQRKVEEKVHWLAFRDELTGLPNRVSFVQEGRSRVRKGNPFAIAHIDLKRFKNVNDTIGFMAGDRLLASVAERLRKAFSEDDQVARLGGDEFGILADMSGFAPRTCPEIGKTVLEALKEPFDTEDSGRISLSAAVGLALYPDHGWEWEELMGCADIAVNEAKVKGLDVVCFDDRMGHDFHRRISLERRMAESIPLSRGFFLVYQPKVDMATGSVVGLEALCRWDDMGLFIPPDQFIPVAEDTGMISELGKWVLFEACRQGREWIKKGCAVPLSVNVSARQLLKDQIEAHLSDILEASAFPSDLLELEITETALIQDAKQSETVLRNLKSLGVSLSIDDFGTGYSSLGYLARFDVDALKIDKVFMPENGEGNGEVNQAIVKSILALAQVRGLTVVAEGVETDSQRKILLDLGCSIGQGYLFGRPASPEVTERLLTVGSVELASPCVCPDS, from the coding sequence ATGTTCCTCGCCGCCACTATCGTTTCCCTGACCTTATGCCTCCTTTTGCCGGACTACGCATGGGCTACCACCGTAGGCAGCGATCCCTACTGGGCGGTGCCAGCGGTGGTGGTGGCCGTCCTGTTGCTGTCCCTATGGGCCCAGATGGAGAAAGAGCTAAAATCCCAAAGGGAAGCCTATATAAAGGTTCAGGAGGAAACCATCCGTCAAAAGGCATGCCTGGATCGACTCTTCCAGACCAACCCTGACGGCCTGGTCATGCTGGACAAAGACGGCATAATCATGGACGTAAACCCCGCCTTTGAGAGGATCTTCCTTTACCGCAAGGACGAAATAGTCGGCCTCTGTCTGGACGACCTAATAATGGGAAAGGACAGGGCATACCTTGGCAGAGAGATAAACCGAAAGGTTCTTGACCGAGAGCAGGTAGCCATTGAGGCCAATCGGGTGAGAGGGGACGGGCAAAACGTCAGGGTCTGTATCTTCGGCTGTTCGGTGGTGGTGGACGGCGAGACCGTAGGGCTATACGGCCTCTACAGAGACGTAACGGAACAGAGAAAGGTGGAGGAAAAGGTCCACTGGCTGGCCTTTAGGGACGAGCTGACCGGTCTTCCTAACAGGGTTTCCTTCGTACAGGAGGGACGGTCCAGGGTCCGAAAGGGCAACCCCTTCGCCATAGCCCACATCGACCTAAAGCGGTTTAAAAACGTCAACGACACCATAGGCTTTATGGCGGGAGACAGGCTTCTGGCCTCGGTAGCAGAACGGCTCAGAAAAGCCTTTTCCGAGGACGATCAGGTCGCCCGTCTTGGAGGGGACGAATTCGGGATACTGGCGGACATGTCCGGTTTTGCCCCTCGAACCTGCCCGGAAATTGGAAAGACGGTCTTAGAAGCTCTCAAGGAACCCTTCGACACCGAGGACAGCGGACGGATCTCCCTAAGTGCTGCGGTCGGCCTGGCCCTCTATCCCGATCACGGCTGGGAATGGGAGGAGCTCATGGGCTGTGCGGACATAGCGGTCAACGAGGCGAAGGTCAAAGGCCTGGACGTAGTCTGCTTCGACGACCGAATGGGCCACGACTTCCACAGAAGGATCAGCCTCGAAAGGCGTATGGCCGAGTCTATCCCCCTCTCTAGGGGCTTCTTCCTGGTCTATCAACCCAAGGTGGACATGGCGACCGGGTCGGTCGTCGGCCTGGAGGCCCTCTGCCGCTGGGACGACATGGGGCTTTTCATCCCGCCGGACCAGTTTATCCCAGTCGCCGAGGACACAGGAATGATCAGCGAACTGGGAAAATGGGTGTTGTTCGAGGCATGCCGTCAGGGCCGTGAGTGGATAAAAAAGGGCTGTGCCGTCCCTCTGTCGGTGAACGTATCGGCCAGACAGCTGCTCAAAGACCAGATCGAGGCCCACCTATCGGACATCCTGGAGGCCTCGGCCTTCCCCTCCGACCTTCTGGAGCTGGAGATAACCGAGACCGCCCTGATCCAGGACGCCAAGCAGAGCGAGACGGTCCTCCGAAACCTCAAATCCCTAGGGGTGTCCCTCTCAATAGACGACTTCGGGACGGGCTACTCCTCATTGGGATATCTGGCGAGGTTCGACGTGGACGCCCTAAAAATAGACAAGGTGTTCATGCCGGAAAACGGTGAGGGAAACGGAGAGGTCAACCAGGCCATAGTCAAAAGCATACTGGCCCTGGCCCAGGTGAGGGGACTGACCGTTGTGGCGGAAGGCGTCGAGACCGACAGTCAGAGGAAAATACTTCTGGACCTCGGCTGTTCCATCGGACAGGGCTACCTCTTTGGACGCCCAGCGTCCCCGGAGGTGACGGAGAGGCTGCTCACCGTCGGTTCGGTAGAGCTAGCCTCCCCCTGTGTCTGTCCTGATTCTTAA
- a CDS encoding aminotransferase class IV has product MKLCYLDGEFLPFEKAVIPVSDHIIQRGIGVFDLVRTYGRRPMMMTYHLERLSRSASSLGIDEKLGLEAMKSLVRQGIDKMEGDGEVLVKFYITGGDRFVDGCRFPDPRYFVSFEDLVLPDRENYEKGVRLFPLDRARLLPSAKSIDYSAALAKNSVDPGALEVLYCPGGVISEAGHSTFFMVKDGKVITAPDDMVLAGTTRSLIIQILEENDIPLEMRAPSLDEVSSSQEAFISGSVKEIMPVVKIGTQTVGDGKPGPITAKIAELYRQNVPRWLE; this is encoded by the coding sequence TTGAAATTATGCTACCTGGACGGCGAATTTTTGCCCTTTGAAAAGGCGGTAATCCCGGTATCCGACCACATAATCCAGAGGGGAATAGGGGTTTTCGACCTCGTGAGGACCTACGGACGGAGGCCCATGATGATGACATATCACCTCGAGCGACTGTCCCGTTCCGCGTCCTCCTTGGGAATAGACGAAAAACTGGGCCTCGAGGCCATGAAATCCCTAGTCAGACAGGGAATAGACAAAATGGAAGGCGACGGAGAGGTATTGGTCAAGTTCTACATAACCGGAGGGGATCGATTCGTCGACGGCTGTCGATTTCCGGACCCCAGATACTTCGTCTCCTTCGAGGACCTTGTTTTGCCGGACAGGGAAAACTACGAAAAAGGGGTTAGGCTCTTTCCACTTGACAGGGCTAGACTTCTTCCGTCGGCTAAAAGCATAGACTACAGCGCAGCCCTGGCCAAAAACTCGGTGGATCCAGGAGCATTGGAGGTGCTGTACTGCCCTGGAGGGGTAATCTCCGAGGCTGGGCACAGCACATTTTTCATGGTCAAAGACGGCAAGGTCATAACCGCCCCGGACGACATGGTCCTGGCTGGAACTACCAGATCTCTCATAATCCAGATCCTCGAGGAAAACGATATTCCTCTTGAGATGAGGGCCCCGTCTTTGGACGAGGTATCCTCCTCCCAGGAGGCATTCATCTCGGGATCGGTGAAGGAGATTATGCCGGTAGTTAAGATAGGCACTCAGACCGTAGGGGACGGAAAACCGGGCCCTATAACGGCCAAAATCGCCGAGCTCTACCGGCAAAACGTACCTCGCTGGCTGGAATAA
- a CDS encoding ACT domain-containing protein: MDGETFIVDSVICDDDVAKVAVLGVPDRPGIAAHLFKALGDAMVPVEMVIQSVMRGDVNDIAFLIRTEKLDSAIEVCRRMPDEIGAQGVTFDTEVSRIALYGQGFSSRPGLPSDVFSLLAEGGINLEMIVATPESICCVVCKSSAAEALSTLRNRFVGGLSS; this comes from the coding sequence ATGGACGGAGAGACCTTTATCGTAGATTCGGTGATATGTGACGACGATGTGGCAAAAGTGGCGGTCCTCGGGGTTCCCGACAGACCCGGAATAGCGGCCCACCTGTTTAAGGCCTTGGGCGATGCCATGGTGCCGGTGGAGATGGTCATACAGAGCGTCATGAGGGGAGACGTAAACGACATAGCCTTCCTCATAAGGACGGAAAAACTGGACTCCGCCATAGAGGTCTGCCGGAGGATGCCCGACGAAATCGGTGCCCAGGGTGTTACCTTCGACACCGAGGTCTCCAGGATCGCCCTCTACGGACAGGGATTTTCCTCCCGGCCAGGGCTCCCCTCGGACGTGTTCTCCCTGCTGGCGGAGGGAGGAATAAACCTGGAGATGATAGTGGCCACCCCCGAATCTATCTGCTGCGTGGTGTGCAAATCCAGCGCGGCAGAGGCTCTTTCCACTCTGCGAAACAGATTTGTAGGTGGATTATCCAGCTAA
- the thrB gene encoding homoserine kinase, which translates to MISVRVPATSANLGSGYDSIGLALKFYNVFKVRELLPKGKYDLETVGEGSTEAQDVNANGVIMGYEAACAQWGIEAPGLNLLSLNAIPFCRGLGSSSSAIVGGVMIANQLRGNPLSKEELLPLMVSLEGHPDNVVPCCVGGMAVSCWDRGELRYVKLPPSQGEMVTAVVAVPNIKVPTSQARAALPSSVSMEDAVFNLSRSALLAASWSTGRWDNLSWAMGDRLHQPFRSKLFPGGEDILNELRDLPGCDGVAISGSGPTMVAFTRTNPGEIARAMCSIFARLGVHSRFFVLDVDQKGATVKIDG; encoded by the coding sequence ATGATCTCCGTAAGGGTACCTGCGACCAGTGCCAACCTGGGGTCTGGCTACGACTCTATAGGGCTGGCCCTCAAGTTCTACAACGTCTTCAAGGTCAGAGAGCTGCTCCCGAAGGGAAAATACGACCTTGAGACCGTCGGGGAGGGCTCCACCGAGGCCCAAGACGTAAACGCCAACGGTGTCATAATGGGATACGAGGCCGCCTGCGCCCAGTGGGGGATAGAAGCCCCGGGGCTTAACCTGCTCAGCCTGAACGCCATACCCTTCTGCCGAGGGCTGGGAAGCTCCTCCTCCGCCATAGTCGGAGGGGTAATGATAGCCAACCAGCTGAGGGGCAACCCCCTCTCCAAAGAGGAGCTACTGCCCCTTATGGTTAGCCTGGAGGGACACCCGGACAACGTGGTTCCCTGCTGCGTCGGGGGAATGGCGGTCAGCTGTTGGGACAGAGGGGAACTGAGATACGTCAAACTCCCTCCTTCCCAGGGGGAGATGGTCACCGCGGTGGTGGCGGTCCCTAATATCAAGGTTCCCACGTCCCAGGCCAGGGCCGCATTGCCGTCGTCGGTCTCCATGGAGGACGCTGTGTTCAACCTAAGCAGGTCGGCACTCCTGGCCGCCTCCTGGTCCACAGGGCGGTGGGATAACCTCTCCTGGGCTATGGGTGACAGGCTACACCAGCCCTTCAGGTCCAAGCTCTTTCCCGGAGGGGAGGATATACTCAATGAGCTAAGGGACCTCCCAGGCTGCGACGGAGTTGCCATAAGCGGATCGGGGCCCACAATGGTGGCCTTCACCAGGACAAACCCCGGCGAGATAGCAAGGGCCATGTGTTCCATATTCGCCAGGCTTGGGGTTCACTCCCGGTTCTTCGTGCTGGACGTGGATCAAAAGGGCGCCACGGTGAAAATAGATGGATAG